Within Porites lutea chromosome 2, jaPorLute2.1, whole genome shotgun sequence, the genomic segment ttcggatttgattctaaTCCTCGGCTGcgtgacctccaacttcttatacttgagcttttccactttgtattctagttctttatggggAACTGATATCATCGTCtgttctaaattaaataagcctcCCGTCTCTGttaaagccccccccccctcaaatgggGTTGAAACTAAtaagccccgggggggggggttaatagaggatttacggtattcgCTTAAAATTCTTATGATCTTTGTATTTGGTTTAGCGGTTGCATTATACACACCCTCTCCCCTGGCTTTTCATCACTGATTGGGGTCACTTTTATACTTCAAAGGATTAGATTTGAAGTGTGGATACTATCTTCCTTCCGGATTTACGCTTAAGTTAAGTTTATTGTCTTTCTAATGGTGTTTAATTTCAGTTCGATACCCATAaattttctatttcgttttccACAGTTCCCGTCTTGCCAGTGGCGCTAACAGTAGGTCTTGGTTTACTATCAGTTATTTTGCTCGTCACTCTATTCCTAATCAGAAAACGACGCAAGGCTGATAAATACAAACAGTATTCCCAAATAGCCAAAACCGCTGTCCAACCGCCACAATTCGCCGTCCGATCAATCCAGCAACGTTTAGGGACGACTAAAAAGTCAGTTTTTAACAGTCATACAGCATCAGGCAAAGTAACTTCTTCAGAGGAATCGCTATCACCCATGTCAAGCGCCGAGGACATGTTCTTTGATGCTCAAGAAGGGCTGGAAACTCGAACATCACTTTCGGTTTCCAGTCGTGAGCCGAGCCCAGCACCCGAAGAAAAGGACAgcgaagaaaatgaaatttacccCTTGGAGAATATTGGGCGAATTTGGTTCAATCTCGAATATGACGCGTCAGCTGAGAGTTTAGCGGTAACTCTGGTTAAGGCAAGAAATCTTTCGTGCCGCGATAAAGCCCTGAAAACGTGCGACCCATTTGTTAAACTGCATATTTTGTGCCCCGAAGAGAAGAACGTGGCACAGAgtaaatgcaaaagaaaaactCGTCGACCAAACTTTGATGAAATGTTCTATTTTAATCTTCCTCTTTCGGAGCTTCAGAGGTGTACACTTCGTTTGTCAATATATGACGGGTTTAGAGCAAGCCAACAATATATTG encodes:
- the LOC140928631 gene encoding synaptotagmin-15-like, which gives rise to MVRRFYENRNLSDNSTTFDTASETHHSPKAKFPVLPVALTVGLGLLSVILLVTLFLIRKRRKADKYKQYSQIAKTAVQPPQFAVRSIQQRLGTTKKSVFNSHTASGKVTSSEESLSPMSSAEDMFFDAQEGLETRTSLSVSSREPSPAPEEKDSEENEIYPLENIGRIWFNLEYDASAESLAVTLVKARNLSCRDKALKTCDPFVKLHILCPEEKNVAQSKCKRKTRRPNFDEMFYFNLPLSELQRCTLRLSIYDGFRASQQYIVGEVLFPLIELDRNKKMQLWRDLQATEENQSELGEIHLSMSYYPTLDRLTIIVLRAANLKKMEPHGTDSYATVTFSVGNKIIKTKKGSVHHTTRDPLYNESFNFTASGDDLGTGTLLVSIMHSRGGGKEDKLIGRVLLGGMMYARGTECEHWTEMMTNPRSMIKYWHTLTR